A stretch of Porites lutea chromosome 5, jaPorLute2.1, whole genome shotgun sequence DNA encodes these proteins:
- the LOC140936368 gene encoding electron transfer flavoprotein subunit alpha, mitochondrial-like, translated as MIRLGPLSRTLGRSGNSLRLLVSNRSASTLVIAEHDNKTVGPITLSAITAAKKLGGDISALVAGTSCGTVVEELSKVEGISKILVAEHEAYKGFLPEVLAPLIVGTQNQFNFSHITAGATAIGKNVLPRVAALLDVAPLQDVIEIKSDDTFVRTIYAGNAVTTCKSNDTVKVFTIRGTAFEAASASGGAAASESAPSAETGNDLSAWVGEELNVSDRPELTSAKVVVSGGRGLKNGENFELLYKLAEKMNAAVGASRAAVDAGFVPNDMQVGQTGKMVAPELYIAVGISGAIQHLAGMKDSKTIVAINKDPEAPIFQVADYGLVADLFKAVPEMTEKL; from the exons ATGATTCGGCTCGGACCTCTTTCCAGAACTTTGGGTAGATCT GGAAACTCTTTGCGACTCTTGGTCTCAAACAGAAGTGCATCAACACTGGTAATTGCTGAACATGACAATAAAACAGTTGGTCCCATAACACTCAGTGCTATTACAGCTGCTAAAAAACTTGGTGGTGATATATCAGCATTGGTTGCAGGAACTAGCTGTGGAACA GTCGTTGAAGAACTAAGCAAAGTTGAGGGAATTAGTAAAATTCTTGTTGCTGAGCATGAAGCTTATAAAGGTTTCTTACCAG AGGTCCTTGCACCATTGATTGTTGGAACTCAAAATCAGTTCAACTTCTCACACATAACTGCTGGTGCTACAGCAATAGGAAAG AATGTTCTTCCACGAGTTGCTGCTTTGCTGGATGTTGCTCCACTGCAGGATGTGATAGAGATCAAATCAGATGACACATTTGTCAGGACAATTTATGCAG GTAATGCTGTGACTACTTGCAAAAGTAATGACACAGTCAAGGTGTTTACTATCCGAGGTACTGCATTTGAGGCTGCAAGTGCATCTGGTGGTGCAGCTGCTAGTGAAAGTG CACCATCTGCTGAAACTGGTAATGACCTATCAGCCTGGGTGGGTGAGGAGCTGAACGTGAGTGACAGGCCAGAATTGACAAGTGCCAAGGTGGTTGTATCAGGAG GCAGAGGCCTAAAAAATGGAGAGAACTTTGAATTGCTGTATAAGCTCGCTGAGAAAATGAATGCAGCAG TCGGTGCATCCAGAGCAGCTGTTGATGCAGGATTTGTGCCAAATGACATGCAGGTCGGACAGACCGGCAAAATGGTAGCCCCT GAGCTGTACATTGCTGTGGGAATCTCCGGTGCAATTCAACACTTAGCTGGAATGAAAGACAGTAAG ACCATTGTGGCCATCAATAAAGACCCTGAAGCTCCAATTTTCCAAG TGGCTGATTACGGTTTAGTTGCTGATTTATTTAAG GCGGTTCCTGAGATGACGGAGAAGTTGTAG
- the LOC140936893 gene encoding uncharacterized protein gives MADDSENEGDSYGESWLVIPSARSSQTVRRQEKSQNNDNQNENLLWKSTEEPSSKICVSEYTGRAKHHLPSAVAAVGVCSKVVTRSSGLNNDAQKDIKSACSMGSLPHPSKLKKRKQKRLKRANSLRQNQYGFDVTAHVAQLKRKHAEFNWLPSYPRDKIISPSLAVDEEPFPLGSTGPQCVPCTPKLDNTEVELQSEHSETEWTPCQLPTLINSKPTTSDWFMDYQQTPQLLAGPFSIPSYAVATRRTSREASEDGDCDIISFWAKKKSLLYLSADCNNLEKPYKLSCSYSETKRNESRPHLGDFLDHR, from the exons ATGGCTGATGATTCCGAGAATGAAGGTGACAGTTACGGCGAGAGCTGGTTAGTTATCCCGTCTGCAAG GAGTTCGCAAACCGTCAGGAGGCAGGAAAAATCACAGAACAATGATAATCAAAACGAAAATTTGCTTTGGAAATCTACCGAAGAGCCCAGCTCCAAAATATG TGTCAGTGAATATACAGGAAGAGCAAAACACCATCTGCCATctgctgttgctgctgttggG GTTTGCAGCAAAGTTGTAACAAGAAGTTCTGGACTTAACAATGATGCTCAGAAGGATATAAAATCTGCATGTTCCATGGGAAGTCTGCCACACCCTTCAAAGctgaagaaaagaaagcaaaaacgccTTAAAAGGGCGAACTCCTTACGTCAAAATCAATATGGGTTTGATGTGACAGCTCACGTTGCACAGCTAAAAAGAAAACACGCCGAATTTAACTG GCTTCCTTCTTATCCAAGAGATAAAATCATCTCCCCATCCCTCGCAGTTGATGAAGAACCTTTTCCTCTTGGAAGTACTGGACCACAGTGTGTTCCATGCACTCCAAAGTTAGACAATACAGAAGTTGAGCTTCAAAGTGAACATTCAGAAACTGAATGGACACCCTGCCAGTTACCAACCTTAATCAATAGCAAACCCACAACGTCTGATTGGTTTATGGATTACCAACAG acACCACAGTTGTTGGCCGGGCCATTTAGTATACCCTCATATGCTGTTGCCACAAGGAGAACATCACGAGAAGCATCAGAGGATGGAGACTGTGATATCATATCcttttgggcaaaaaaaaaatcacttctttACTTGTCAGCGGACTGTAACAATCTTGAGAAACCTTATAAGCTATCATGTTCATATAGCGAGactaaaagaaatgaaagccGCCCACACTTAGGTGACTTTCTTGATCATCGCTAA